The proteins below come from a single Mangifera indica cultivar Alphonso chromosome 16, CATAS_Mindica_2.1, whole genome shotgun sequence genomic window:
- the LOC123198878 gene encoding heavy metal-associated isoprenylated plant protein 23-like: MGVGGTLEYLSDLMGSGGHKHKKKKKQLQTVDLKVRMDCDGCELKVKNALSSLSGVKSVEINRKQQKVSVTGYVEANKVLKKAKSTGKKAEIWPYVPYNLVAQPYIAPAYDKKAPPGYVRKVENPATNATVTTYGSADPYITMFSDDNPNACSIM; the protein is encoded by the exons atgggaGTTGGAGGGACCTTGGAGTATTTGTCTGATTTAATGGGAAGTGGTGGCCATaaacacaagaagaaaaagaaacaactgCAGACTGTTGATCTCAAAGTCAGAATGGATTGTGATGGCTGTGAACTCAAGGTCAAAAATGCCCTCTCCTCATTAAGTG GGGTGAAGTCTGTGGAGATAAACAGGAAGCAACAGAAGGTGAGTGTGACAGGATATGTGGAGGCAAACAAGGTGCTGAAGAAGGCAAAATCAACAGGGAAAAAGGCAGAGATATGGCCATATGTTCCGTACAATTTGGTGGCTCAACCATACATAGCTCCGGCTTATGACAAGAAAGCTCCTCCAGGTTATGTCAGGAAGGTTGAAAATCCTGCAACAAATGCCACTGTCACAACTTATGGCTCTGCAGATCCTTACATCACAATGTTCAGTGATGACAATCCTAATGCTTGCTCCATCATGTAG
- the LOC123199018 gene encoding agamous-like MADS-box protein AGL66, whose translation MGRVKLQITKIENSTNRQVTFSKRRNGLIKKAYELAVLCDIDIALIMFSPSGRLSLFSNKRRIEDVLTRYINLSDQTTGSIIQNREFLVSIIKKIQAEDDQIDPQLSKPEVVNKNFEELQQEIINLQHQLLTSEKQLRKYEPDMQKLTTMVEVESCEKNLLETMACIAQRKKQLSDIHISSCNPFSMPIYNDTKDGNSLENEVINWLPDEINGQNPSQICAGSEPFTSLSPWHQYTTTELLNALDDEVGGQDMATMMSQ comes from the exons ATGGGTCgtgtaaaattacaaataacTAAAATAGAAAACAGCACAAATCGACAAGTGACCTTCTCCAAAAGAAGAAATGGACTCATCAAGAAGGCTTATGAGCTCGCTGTTCTTTGCGATATTGATATTGCTCTTATTATGTTCTCTCCTTCTGGTCGCCTCAGTCTCTTCTCCAACAAACGAAG gaTCGAAGATGTGCTTACGCGTTACATAAATCTATCGGATCAAACAACAGGATc GATTATTCAGAATAGAGag TTTTTGGTTAGCATCATAAAGAAAATCCAGGCAGAAGATGATCAGATAGATCCTCAACTTTCCaa GCCTGAGGttgttaacaaaaattttgag gaACTCCAACAAGAAATCATAAATTTGCAGCATCAACTTCTGACATCTGAGAAACAACTGAG gAAATATGAACCTGATATGCAAAAATTGACAACAATGGTGGAAGTTGAATCCTGTGAGAAAAATTTACTAGAGACCATGGCATGTATAGCACAAAGAAAG aaacaaCTTTCGGATATTCATATATCGTCATGCAATCCATTTAGTATGCCAATTTATAATGATACAAAAGATGGAAATTCTTTAGAAAATGAGGTTATAAATTGGTTGCCTGATGAGATCAATGGGCAAAACCCTAGCCAAATTTGTGCTGGTTCTGAGCCATTCACAAGTCTTTCTCCGTGGCATCAATACACGACAACTGAGCTCCTCAACGCATTG GATGATGAAGTTGGAGGTCAAGATATGGCAACAATGATGTCACAATAA
- the LOC123198517 gene encoding uncharacterized protein LOC123198517: protein MDYEPDLNQYPVPSQLLKIEKNLRASLELVNQRKIKLVNNSPSNKRRHKFQKKQTEKKRSIHALYSHKFDGKRAFGHTGQNPTSSDHQLQSMQSNPGSDSYRSKFHGSPNEEFLAQLNGNRMVSNYSGNPIPIASFPSNYFPGFSSSSTPGFQIPQAFSPIQLSKIGYRNTFEIPNQRLQMSGNFSMYDLPEFENVGVSNNNLKFQNIISPSPCQFMNWNVNNVTVPLKSGRNFSGNVTNVANNASTISNNFQVPYFTSTLCTPNNVVINDVIEDNNNNNGNCYVGLDQLDNIPNEAEKGDGILSTTGNLQKDPCDLDDLNWDIEVNLDDL from the exons AT GGATTATGAACCTGATCTCAACCAGTATCCTGTACCATCTCAGCTTTTAAAGATCGAGAAAAACCTGAGAGCCTCTCTGGAATTAGTCAATCAAAGAAAA ATCAAGTTGGTAAATAATTCACCATCGAATAAGAGAAGACACAAATTTCAg AAGAAGCAAACGGAGAAGAAAAGATCGATTCATGCTCTTTATTCTCACAAGTTTGATGGTAAAAGGGCTTTCGGTCACACAGGGCAAAACCCTACCTCTAGTGATCATCAACTTCAATCTATGCAAAGTAATCCTGGGAGTGATTCTTACAG ATCAAAGTTCCATGGAAGTCCAAATGAAGAATTTCTAGCTCAGTTAAATGGAAACAGAATGGTTAGTAATTACTCAGGCAATCCAATTCCTATAGCAAGCTTCCCTTCAAATTATTTTCCAGGATTTTCTTCCTCATCAACTCCAGGATTTCAAATTCCACAGGCTTTTTCTCCAATCCAG CTGTCGAAAATAGGGTATCGAAACACATTCGAGATTCCAAATCAACGGCTACAAATGTCTGGAAATTTTTCTATG taTGATCTGCCAGAATTTGAAAATGTTGGGGTGAGTAATAATAATCTGAAATTTCAGAATATAATTTCACCTTCACCATGTCAATTTATGAATTGGAATGTCAACAATGTCACAGTTCCTTTGAAGTCTGGGAG GAATTTCTCCGGTAATGTTACCAATGTCGCAAATAATGCCAGTACCATCAGCAACAATTTTCAAGTACCTTATTTTACCAGCACCCTTTGTACTCCTAACAATGTTGTTATCAACGACGTCATTGAagataacaacaacaacaatggCAATTGTTATGTGGGTCTTGACCAATTGGACAATATTCCTAATGAG gCTGAAAAAGGAGATGGAATATTGAGCACAACAGGGAATTTACAGAAAGACCCCTGCGACTTGGATGACCTAAATTGGGATATAGAAGTAAATCTGGATGACCTTTGA
- the LOC123199033 gene encoding L-ascorbate oxidase-like: MGVVVASGFTKQTLNLFLLCVFIIIFCINIPVAEGRIRRYKWEVKYEFKSPDCFKKLAITINGTTPGPTIVAEQNDTIIVELKNSLLTENVAIHWHGIRQIGTPWFDGTEGVTQCPIVPGQTFTYEFVVDRPGTYLYHAHYGMQLEAGLYGSIRVISKEPEPFTYDYDKTIILNDWYHKSTYEQATGLSAISFQWVGEPQSLLLNGRGRYNCSLLTGPSTDVAGICNATNPECSPFTLIVVPGKTYRLRISSLTALSALSFQIEGHNMTVVEADGHYVEPFVVQNLFIYSGETYSVLIKTDQDPSRNYWATTNVVSRNATTPPGLAIINYHPNHPRRSPPTIPPPGPLWSDIAPRYNQSQAIKARQGFVIPPPPTADRMIVFLNTQNTVNGQTRWSVNNVSFNLPHTPYLIALKDNLHHAFDQTPPPNGYDFKNYNIYNGSENKNATTSNGIYRLQFNSTVDIILQNAKKMAENDSETHPWHLHGHDFWVLGHGEGKFDIYNDPKKYNLVNPIMKNTVPVHKYGWTALRFRADNPGAWAFHCHIESHYYMGMGVVFAEGIDSLGKLPSSIMGCVGH; this comes from the exons ATGGGCGTTGTTGTTGCTTCAGGATTCACAAAACAGACGTTAAACTTGTTTCTTTTGTgtgtttttatcattattttctgcATAAATATTCCTGTTGCCGAGGGCAGAATCCGCAGATACAAATGGGAAGTGAAGTATGAATTCAAATCTCCTGATTGCTTCAAGAAACTGGCGATCACCATTAATGGAACAACTCCAGGGCCAACCATAGTGGCTGAGCAAAATGACACAATCATTGTCGAGCTGAAGAACAGTTTATTGACCGAGAATGTTGCCATCCATTGGCACGGAATTCGTCAG ATTGGAACGCCCTGGTTTGATGGCACAGAAGGAGTCACTCAATGTCCAATTGTTCCTGGACAAACCTTCACTTATGAATTTGTTGTTGATAGG CCCGGAACATATTTGTACCATGCACATTATGGGATGCAATTAGAAGCTGGTCTCTATGGATCCATTCGTGTAATTTCAAAAGAACCTGAGCCATTTACCTACGACTACGATAAAACCATCATCCTGAATGACTGGTACCACAAAAGCACTTACGAACAAGCGACTGGCTTGTCCGCCATTTCATTCCAGTGGGTTGGGGAGCCTCAG TCGCTTCTGTTAAATGGAAGAGGAAGATACAACTGCTCTCTTTTGACCGGCCCGAGCACAGATGTTGCCGGCATTTGTAATGCTACAAATCCTGAATGCTCTCCCTTTACATTGATTGTTGTCCCTGGAAAAACTTACCGGTTGAGGATCTCTAGCTTGACTGCCCTTTCAGCCCTCAGCTTCCAGATAGAG GGCCACAATATGACTGTTGTTGAAGCAGATGGGCATTATGTGGAGCCATTTGTGGTCCAAAACTTGTTCATATACTCAGGAGAGACATATTCAGTCCTGATAAAAACTGACCAAGACCCCTCCAGAAATTACTGGGCTACAACCAATGTTGTGAGCAGAAATGCCACAACTCCACCAGGCTTAGCAATTATCAATTACCATCCAAACCATCCCAGAAGATCTCCTCCGACAATCCCGCCCCCAGGCCCCCTCTGGAGCGACATTGCGCCACGGTATAACCAAAGTCAAGCCATCAAAGCCCGCCAAGGCTTCGTCATTCCACCACCCCCAACCGCAGACAGAATGATCGTATTTCTTAACACACAAAACACCGTCAACGGCCAAACTCGCTGGTCCGTCAACAATGTATCATTCAACCTGCCTCACACACCTTACCTCATTGCTCTCAAGGACAATTTACACCATGCATTTGATCAGACTCCGCCTCCGAACGGATacgattttaaaaactataacaTCTACAACGGTTCCGAAAACAAAAATGCAACCACTAGCAATGGCATTTACAGGCTACAATTCAATTCAACAGTGGATATTATTCTTCAGAATGCAAAAAAAATGGCTGAGAATGATAGTGAGACACATCCTTGGCATTTACATGGGCATGATTTTTGGGTACTTGGCCATGGAGAAGGGAAGTTTGACATTTACAATGACCCGAAGAAGTACAATTTGGTGAACCCAATTATGAAAAATACAGTGCCGGTTCATAAATATGGATGGACTGCTTTGAGATTCCGGGCGGATAATCCTGGAGCCTGGGCTTTTCATTGCCATATTGAGTCCCATTATTACATGGGGATGGGCGTTGTGTTTGCCGAAGGAATTGACAGTCTTGGAAAGTTGCCTTCTTCAATTATGGGCTGTGTGGGACATTAA
- the LOC123199032 gene encoding L-ascorbate oxidase-like — translation MDLFVASGFTKQTLNLFLLFVLIIIFCINIPVAEARIQRYKWEVKYEFKSPDCFRKLVITINGRTPGRTIVAEQNDTIIVELKNSLLTENVAIHWHGIRQIGTPWFDGTEGVTQCPILPGQTFTYEFVVDRPGTYLYHAHYGMQREAGLYGSIRVSSKEPEPFTYDFDKTIILNDWYHKSTYEQATGLSAIPFQWVGEPQSLLMNGRGRYNCSLLTGTSTEVASLCNATNPECSPFALTVVPGKTYRLRISSLTALSALSFQIEAHNMTVVEADGHYVEPFVVQNLFIYSGETYSVLIKTDQSPSRNYWTTTNVVSRNATSPPGLAIINYYPNHPSRQPPTIPPPGPLWSDIAPRYNQSQAIKARQGFVIPPPLTADRMIVFLNTQNTVNGQYRWSVNNISLNLPHTPYLISLKNNLHHAFDQTPPPVGYDYKNYNIYNVSANKNATTSSGIYRLQFNSTVDIILQNANTMTENNSETHPWHFHGHDFWVLGYGEGKFDMYNDPKKYNLVNPIMKNTVPVHKYGWTALRFLADNPGAWAFHCHIESHFYMGMGVVFAEGIDRLGRLPSSIMGCVRH, via the exons ATGGACCTTTTTGTGGCTTCCGGATTCACAAAACAGACGTTAaacttgtttcttttgtttgttttgatcaTTATTTTCTGCATAAATATTCCTGTTGCCGAGGCCAGAATCCAGAGATACAAATGGGAAGTGAAGTATGAATTCAAATCTCCAGATTGCTTCAGGAAATTGGTGATCACCATTAATGGAAGAACTCCAGGGCGAACCATAGTGGCTGAGCAAAATGACACCATCATTGTTGAGCTGAAGAACAGTTTGTTGACCGAGAATGTTGCAATCCATTGGCATGGAATTCGTCAG ATTGGAACGCCCTGGTTTGATGGCACAGAAGGAGTCACTCAATGTCCAATTCTTCCCGGACAAACCTTCACTTACGAATTTGTTGTTGATAGG CCTGGAACATATTTGTACCATGCTCATTATGGGATGCAAAGAGAAGCTGGTCTGTATGGATCCATTCGTGTATCTTCAAAAGAACCTGAGCCATTTACCTACGATTTCGACAAAACCATCATCCTGAATGACTGGTACCACAAAAGCACTTACGAACAAGCCACTGGCTTGTCCGCCATTCCATTCCAGTGGGTTGGGGAGCCTCAG TCGCTTCTGATGAATGGAAGAGGAAGATACAACTGCTCTCTTTTGACCGGCACGAGCACAGAAGTTGCCAGTCTTTGTAACGCTACAAATCCTGAATGCTCTCCCTTTGCATTAACAGTTGTCCCTGGAAAAACTTACCGTTTGAGGATCTCTAGCTTGACTGCCCTTTCAGCCCTCAGCTTCCAGATAGAG GCCCACAATATGACTGTTGTTGAAGCAGATGGGCATTATGTGGAGCCATTTGTGGTCCAAAACTTGTTCATATACTCAGGAGAGACATATTCAGTCCTTATAAAAACTGACCAAAGCCCCTCAAGAAATTACTGGACCACAACCAATGTTGTGAGCAGAAATGCCACAAGTCCTCCAGGCTTAGCCATTATCAATTACTATCCAAACCATCCCAGTAGACAACCTCCCACAATTCCACCCCCAGGCCCCCTCTGGAGTGACATTGCACCCCGGTATAACCAAAGTCAAGCCATCAAAGCCCGCCAGGGCTTCGTCATCCCACCGCCCCTAACTGCAGACAGAATGATAGTATTTCTCAACACACAGAACACCGTGAATGGCCAGTATCGCTGGTCCGTCAACAATATATCACTCAACCTCCCTCACACACCTTACCTCATCTCTCTCAAGAACAATTTACACCACGCATTCGATCAAACTCCGCCCCCTGTCGGATACGATTATAAAAACTATAACATTTACAATGTTTCCGCGAATAAAAATGCAACCACTAGCAGCGGCATCTACAGGCTACAATTCAATTCAACAGTGGATATTATTCTTCAGAATGCAAATACAATGACTGAGAACAATAGTGAGACACATCCTTGGCATTTTCATGGGCATGATTTTTGGGTACTTGGCTATGGAGAAGGAAAATTTGACATGTACAATGATCCAAAGAAGTACAATTTGGTGAACCCAATTATGAAAAATACAGTGCCGGTTCATAAATATGGATGGACTGCTTTGAGATTCCTGGCGGATAATCCTGGAGCCTGGGCTTTTCATTGCCATATTGAGTCCCATTTTTACATGGGAATGGGCGTTGTGTTTGCAGAAGGAATTGACAGGCTTGGAAGGTTGCCTTCTTCTATTATGGGTTGTGTGAGACATTAA